The DNA region CCCCCTTTATCAGTGGGACTTATTATGAAAACCCCAAGATCATGCTTATTGGCTAAATTAATAACCTTTGTATTTTCCTGATTAATGAAATACCAGTGCAAATTTACATAATCAAATAAGTTTGTTGATATTGCCTTTTCAATAAGTGAAGATTTTCCATGGGTTGAAAATCCAATAGATCCAATTAAATTTTCTTTTTGAAAATTCCTCAAAATATCAATGCAACCTCCATCTCGAATAGCCTGATGTAAATGTTCAGCAGTATTGATACCATGTATTGCTAACAAATCAATTTTTTTAACTTTCAATTTTTCAATGCTAGATAATACATCTCGCTCAAAAATTTCCGGATCACTATTTGGTGGAATCTTTGTTTGGATTATATTTGGGATTTTCTTAGTATTCTTAAAACACATCCCTAATTGCACCTCAGAAGTTCCATAGTACTTGGCGGTTTCTACATGACTTAAGCCATATTTTGTTGCAAGATCTAATATATTTTCTACTTTATTTTGTTCTTCGTATGAAACCTCAGAAAAATCTAATTGATCCCAACTTTTTTGAAATCTCATACCACCTAAAGATAAAACAGGAATCTTCAGATTAGTTCTCCCAAATCTACGATATTGCATCTTTTTAATATTAGTGCTTATTCATTCTCGGTGGCTTTCCAAATGTTTGAAACATATCTCTATCGAGACTATTCTCTAAATCATCTAATTCTTCAAATTTGACCCAATGAATACAATCAACAGGGCATGTATCTATTGCTTCTTGTATGACATCAAAACTATCTCCATCTTGCCTAATAGCTCGACTTCTACCATGAAATTCATCAACAGTGAAAGTGTTCGAAGCGACGTGAACACAGTACTGACAACCAATACACTTTGCTTCATCAACCCATACAGCTTTTTCGGCTAATTGGCCACCTAAAACTGGTTCATAGCCTGTAATCTCAATATTTTCTTCAGTATTATGAAATGGATCCGCAAAATCCATATTTTGGCATTAGTTTTCCCACTTGGTTAAGACCAATTCAATAGAGCCATCATTTTTATTTTTTTGCTCTACGATTTGATATCCATCTTCTTGCGTTTTAGAAATGATTGTTTGGTAAGCATACATTTGTGTAACTTTTGAGATAAACCTTTCAACTGGGATCTCAAATTTCCATAGATCAAGGTCAGTAACTAATTCATATGCATTAGAATTGTTATTCCATTTAAATCCAACTTGGGTATCACCAGGTAAATTCATACTTATATCAACAGCTGTGAATTGACCTTTATATCCTTTTACAAACTTTTCTTCTTGATTAATACTATAACCGAAATGATTTAAAGCCTGAATTAATGGGTCAACTTCTTTGAGCTGAGTTTTAATTGTACTAAAATGTGACATTAGATTCGTTATTTAATTGTGTTAAGTTTTCACTTTGATTAGAGATGAAAGCATCAGAAGTTTTATTCTTAACTGTTACTTTACCGAGAGCGTCTTCGAGATTTTTTGTAGCTTCATTGCATGAATTACCAGTAAATCCCTCAACAGTCTCTTCAACTCTTCCATCTTGATGAATTTTAAATCTCAATGTTTTTTGAGGCATTAAATTCAAGTACTAAGTACTTTTACTTTATATAGAATAACGAAAATATTCTGTTTCAGTTGGTACAAGTTAATTAATTTTAATTTTTATATTGAATATCTGATAAATTAATTAGTTATCTAGTGTTCTTGTAAAAAAATTAAGATTTTTAATTATAAAAACCTTGCATCCCCATTGAATCAAGGGCAGTTTTTGCTTCTTCCATAACAGATGGCTCTTTATCGAAGAGAGCTATCTTAGTACATTCATCAACAAAACTCTCTTGGAATGTATTGTTTAATTTTTCGTATAACCTACACAATGACCAAATACAATTACTTCTTACACCTGATTCATTATCTATCTTTAAACTTATTAAAAGTTGTTCTGCTGCTAATTGAGCGTTCTCAAAAGAAATATTTCCAATTTCAGCTAAAGAACTTGATGACCATAACCTTACTGCAGCCACATCATTCTTTAAAGCATTTATTAATGGTTCTAAAACAATTTGGTTATCATAATTAGCTAAGCTCCATGCAGTTGCTCTTCTAACATAAGCATTATCATCTGTCTTCAAAAGACTGACAAGTTTCTGGACTGCGCTAGGACATGGATTACGACCTAAAGCATATACAGCACTCATTCTCTCAACAGGGCAAGGTTGATCAAGCAATGGTAATAAAAGGGGGAAAGATCTTGAATCTCTATATTCACAAAATATTCTTAAACCCTGTATTCTTTCTTCTCTATTACCTTTGAGCATTTTTAATGCTTCATTGCACTCTTGAGTTATGTTTAAACCTTTTGGAAAAGAATCTTCATCAATTTGTTCTAAAGGATCTATTTCAATCTCTAAAGCCAATTCTCTTGCCAAAACATCTGGATCAACCGCAATTTCCGCTAAGCTTTCTTTTTTAGGATCCTCGTTTTTCGTCATTGTTAAAAAAACTAAAAATATTAATTCATTGGTGCAGGAGACATCATATCTCCCGGCAACCAAATTCTTGCACTTACCGCAAAGAAGGCAATCCCAAAAAGTGTGACGATAGCGAATGGTAAAATTTTTGTCTTAATAAAACCCAAAGAATCAAATCATATTTAGTCAATAATAACCTGTTTAAGAGACTTTTAAAAAATTTTTAATGGATAATATTATTTAACTTTTGCATTTTG from Prochlorococcus marinus XMU1410 includes:
- a CDS encoding ferredoxin, translating into MDFADPFHNTEENIEITGYEPVLGGQLAEKAVWVDEAKCIGCQYCVHVASNTFTVDEFHGRSRAIRQDGDSFDVIQEAIDTCPVDCIHWVKFEELDDLENSLDRDMFQTFGKPPRMNKH
- a CDS encoding aldo/keto reductase, whose translation is MQYRRFGRTNLKIPVLSLGGMRFQKSWDQLDFSEVSYEEQNKVENILDLATKYGLSHVETAKYYGTSEVQLGMCFKNTKKIPNIIQTKIPPNSDPEIFERDVLSSIEKLKVKKIDLLAIHGINTAEHLHQAIRDGGCIDILRNFQKENLIGSIGFSTHGKSSLIEKAISTNLFDYVNLHWYFINQENTKVINLANKHDLGVFIISPTDKGGHLHTPSRKMLEFCKPLHPIVFNDLFCLRNQNVHTLSVGIAKETDFALHLKAVSLLSESEKYVPKIINKLRQESINSLGLEWHQNWNRNLPSWEYTPGNINIPVLLWLSNLIDWLGMEGYARARYQLLGNGSHWFPGFNANLLDVDVSEGQLLKVLEGHINPKKVIKKLRNLKEKFGDKNAKRLSRK
- a CDS encoding HEAT repeat domain-containing protein, giving the protein MTKNEDPKKESLAEIAVDPDVLARELALEIEIDPLEQIDEDSFPKGLNITQECNEALKMLKGNREERIQGLRIFCEYRDSRSFPLLLPLLDQPCPVERMSAVYALGRNPCPSAVQKLVSLLKTDDNAYVRRATAWSLANYDNQIVLEPLINALKNDVAAVRLWSSSSLAEIGNISFENAQLAAEQLLISLKIDNESGVRSNCIWSLCRLYEKLNNTFQESFVDECTKIALFDKEPSVMEEAKTALDSMGMQGFYN
- a CDS encoding DUF1257 domain-containing protein; amino-acid sequence: MSHFSTIKTQLKEVDPLIQALNHFGYSINQEEKFVKGYKGQFTAVDISMNLPGDTQVGFKWNNNSNAYELVTDLDLWKFEIPVERFISKVTQMYAYQTIISKTQEDGYQIVEQKNKNDGSIELVLTKWEN
- a CDS encoding DUF2997 domain-containing protein, translated to MPQKTLRFKIHQDGRVEETVEGFTGNSCNEATKNLEDALGKVTVKNKTSDAFISNQSENLTQLNNESNVTF